The proteins below come from a single Papaver somniferum cultivar HN1 chromosome 11, ASM357369v1, whole genome shotgun sequence genomic window:
- the LOC113324240 gene encoding uncharacterized protein LOC113324240, whose amino-acid sequence MTGNMWNSSYDMQLLKFFDLNCRRVKTTRITEIYFYLPNPLYIIICCDGASRGNPGEAGYRFICRQGTGEYMFAMLGGLGLATNLMAEIFVILCAGEWEINNNFLKVCFQTNSKASIAAFQSGEVPWWDCTRWNKIKSSLQDWYFSHSYREINFSADLMAKKGT is encoded by the coding sequence ATGACTGGTAATATGTGGAATTCTTCTTATGACATGCAACTTTTGAAGTTCTTTGATTTGAACTGTAGAAGAGTGAAGACAACAAGGATTACTGAAATCTACTTCTACCTTCCTAATCCTCTATATATTATAAtatgttgtgatggagcttcAAGGGGAAATCCAGGTGAAGCAGGTTATAGGTTTATATGCAGACAGGGGACTGGAGAATATATGTTTGCTATGTTAGGAGGACTGGGTCTTGCTACAAATTTAATGGCAGAAATTTTTGTAATCTTATGTGCTGGAGAATGGGAAATCAACAACAACTTCCTTAAAGTTTGTTTTCAAACAAATTCTAAAGCATCAATAGCAGCATTCCAGTCAGGAGAAGTACCTTGGTGGGATTGTACTAGATGGAACAAGATTAAAAGCTCTCTTCAAGACTGGTACTTTTCTCATAGCTACAGGGAGATTAACTTCTCAGCTGACTTAATGGCAAAAAAAGGTACATGA
- the LOC113322079 gene encoding ubiquitin carboxyl-terminal hydrolase 24-like — protein MSDSKEVFVFGSFTKEDVSLFKTQPSTSQPMEKKELQFVSLDAATISSVGCFKVEHKQDDIPKEVKNVNSPNPTRKENPLKTVNTTNKQRRVSASIAENGNVTSSSSCSPLVNGVVERTSADISSLCISQTTECAQEQLISDLEYGIETVTSFPEGISAVDSSEGLSSKEHTFKVVSNGPGASFKALLPRGLVNSGNLCFLNASLQALLSCSPFVQLLQELRAYDIPKIGYPTLHAFIEFISHFDTADTSSKKSQMVVTQTEMPFVPAMFEPVLKNFTPDVPNSASGRPRQEDAQEFLCFVMDQMHDEVLKRFGQVSNTGGGNFSTTSPSEDEGWETVGPKNKSAVTRTQSLVPSKISEIFGGQLRSVVKSKGNKDSATIQPFLLLHLDIFSGSVRTVEDALRLFSSPETLEGYKTSAAGKAASVSASKSIKIQATSKIMILHLMRFSYGSRGSTKLHKPVRFPLELVLGRELLASSSSEGRRYELFATITHHGKEPSKGHYTADTRCSDGKWLRYDDASVTAVAVNKVLHDQAYLLFYKQV, from the exons ATGTCAGATTCTAAG GAGGTATTTGTTTTTGGGTCATTCACCAAAGAGGATGTCAGTTTGTTCAAAACCCAACCATCCACTAGTCAGCCTATGGAAAAGAAAGAACTTCAGTTTGTCTCTTTAGATGCAGCAACTATAAGCTCCGTGGGTTGCTTTAAGGTTGAACACAAGCAGGATGATATTCCTAAAGAGGTAAAAAATGTCAATTCACCAAACCCTACGAGAAAGGAAAATCCACTCAAGACTGTAAATACAACAAACAAGCAGCGTAGAGTGTCCGCAAGTATTGCTGAGAATGGGAATGTTACATCTTCGTCCAGTTGTTCTCCACTTGTCAACGGGGTAGTAGAGAGAACTAGTGCAGACATAAGTTCATTATGTATATCCCAAACTACAGAATGTGCGCAGGAGCAATTAATTTCAGACCTTGAGTATGGAATAGAAACTGTTACCTCTTTCCCAGAGGGGATAAGTGCCGTCGACTCATCAGAaggtttgtcatcaaaagagCATACTTTTAAGGTGGTATCGAATGGGCCAGGTGCATCTTTTAAAGCGTTATTACCTCGAGGTTTAGTCAACTCAGGGAACCTATGCTTTCTCAATGCATCACTTCAGGCTCTTCTCTCCTGTTCTCCATTTGTTCAGCTTCTGCAGGAACTAAGAGCTTACGATATTCCAAAG ATTGGATATCCTACATTACATGCGTTTATTGAGTTTATCTCCCATTTTGATACTGCTGATacaagctcaaagaaatcccaaATGGTGGTAACTCAGACTGAAATGCCTTTCGTCCCCGCTATGTTTGAGCCGGTTTTGAAAAATTTCACTCCCGATGTACCAAATAGTGCGTCAGGAAGGCCAAG ACAAGAAGATGCTCAGGAGTTTCTCTGTTTTGTGATGGATCAAATGCATGATGAAGTGCTCAAGCGTTTTGGTCAGGTTTCAAATACAGGTGGGGGAAATTTCTCTACCACTTCTCCTTCAGAAGATGAAGGGTGGGAGACTGTGGGTCCAAAGAACAAATCTGCAGTTACAAGAACACAAAGTTTAGTTCCATCTAAAATAAGTGAAATATTTGGGGGACAGCTGAGAAGCGTTGTGAAATCTAAAG GCAACAAGGACTCTGCTACGATTCAGCCTTTCCTCTTGCTTCACCTTGATATTTTTTCGGGATCTGTTCGTACTGTTGAGGATGCACTTCGGCTGTTTTCTTCTCCTGAAACATTGGAAGGGTACAAAACATCTGCAGCTGGCAAG GCTGCGTCCGTGAGTGCGAGCAAGTCAATAAAGATACAAGCAACTTCCAAGATAATGATATTACATCTTATGCGGTTTAGTTATGGAAGCCGCGGAAGCACCAAACTCCATAAGCCTGTGCGTTTTCCACTGGAACTAGTCCTGGGCCGTGAGTTGCTTGCTTCTTCGTCATCCGAG GGTCGAAGGTATGAGCTCTTTGCAACAATAACTCATCATGGAAAGGAGCCGTCGAAGGGCCATTACACTGCCGATACTCGCTGTTCAGATGGAAAATGGTTGAGGTACGATGATGCTTCTGTAACTGCGGTGGCTGTAAAcaaagtgttgcatgatcaggcCTATCTCCTATTCTACAAACAAGTATAG